One genomic segment of Novosphingobium sp. RL4 includes these proteins:
- a CDS encoding urease subunit beta produces MIPGEIIPAEGEIVLNEGREAISLSVANTGDRPIQVGSHYHFAETNPALSFDREAARGYRLDIASGTAVRFEPGQTREVQLVPYAGARRVFGFRAAVMGDL; encoded by the coding sequence ATGATCCCGGGCGAAATCATCCCGGCCGAGGGCGAAATCGTGCTGAACGAGGGGCGCGAGGCGATCTCCCTGTCCGTGGCCAATACCGGCGACCGGCCGATCCAGGTCGGCAGCCATTATCACTTCGCCGAGACCAATCCCGCGCTATCCTTCGATCGCGAGGCGGCGCGCGGATATCGGCTCGACATCGCCTCGGGCACGGCGGTCCGCTTCGAACCGGGCCAGACGCGCGAGGTCCAGCTTGTTCCCTATGCCGGCGCGCGCCGCGTGTTCGGCTTCCGCGCCGCCGTGATGGGAGACCTCTGA
- the ureC gene encoding urease subunit alpha: MPVTMNRRAYAGMFGPTVGDRVRLGDSSLLIRIEEDRTVYGEEVKFGGGKVIRDGMGQSQMTRAEGAPDTVITNAVILDHWGIIKADVALRDGRISAIGKAGNPDAQPGVDIPIGPGTEIIAGEGRILTAGGIDAHIHFICPQQVEEALNSGITTMLGGGTGPAHGTLATTCTPGAWHIGRMMQALESLPMNFGLFGKGNASTPAALEEMVRAGVCGLKLHEDWGTTPATIDCCLKVADEYDVQVTLHSDTLNEGGFVESTIAAFAGRTIHAFHTEGAGGGHAPDIIRVAGLPNVLPSSTNPTRPYTVNTIEEHLDMLMVCHHLDPRIAEDVAFADSRIRKETIAAEDILHDLGAFSMMSSDSQAMGRVGETVIRCWQTADKMKQQRGSLGPDDADSDNFRAKRYIAKYTINPAIAHGISHVVGSIAPGKLADLVLWSPAFFAVKPDMVIKGGAIAAAPMGDANASIPTPQPVHYRPMFGALGAAGVASSLHFVSAAGIDGGVAERLQLQRPLEAVRNTRGGISKASMVLNDAMPHIEVDPETYEVRADGELLTCEPAKVLPFAQRYFLF; this comes from the coding sequence ATGCCGGTGACGATGAACCGCCGCGCCTATGCCGGGATGTTCGGCCCCACCGTGGGAGACCGCGTGCGGCTGGGCGATTCCTCGCTGCTGATCCGCATCGAGGAAGACCGCACAGTCTACGGCGAGGAAGTGAAGTTCGGCGGCGGCAAGGTGATCCGCGACGGCATGGGCCAGTCGCAGATGACCCGGGCCGAAGGTGCGCCCGATACCGTCATCACCAATGCGGTGATCCTGGATCACTGGGGGATCATCAAGGCCGACGTCGCCCTGCGCGACGGGCGGATCAGCGCCATCGGCAAGGCAGGCAACCCCGACGCGCAGCCGGGCGTGGACATTCCCATCGGCCCCGGCACCGAGATCATCGCCGGCGAAGGGCGCATCCTCACCGCCGGGGGGATCGACGCGCATATCCACTTCATCTGCCCGCAGCAGGTGGAAGAGGCGCTGAATTCCGGGATCACCACGATGCTGGGCGGCGGCACCGGCCCGGCGCACGGCACGCTCGCCACCACCTGCACGCCGGGTGCATGGCACATCGGCCGCATGATGCAGGCGCTGGAATCGCTGCCGATGAACTTCGGCCTGTTCGGCAAGGGCAATGCCTCCACCCCCGCCGCGCTGGAGGAGATGGTCCGCGCGGGTGTATGCGGGCTCAAGCTGCACGAGGACTGGGGCACCACGCCCGCCACCATAGACTGCTGCCTCAAGGTGGCGGACGAGTACGACGTGCAGGTCACGCTCCATTCCGATACCCTGAACGAAGGCGGCTTCGTGGAAAGCACGATCGCCGCCTTCGCGGGCCGTACCATCCACGCCTTCCACACCGAAGGCGCGGGCGGCGGCCATGCGCCGGACATCATCCGCGTGGCAGGCCTGCCCAACGTGCTGCCCTCCTCCACCAACCCGACCCGGCCCTACACCGTCAACACCATCGAGGAGCACCTCGACATGCTGATGGTGTGCCACCACCTCGATCCCCGCATCGCCGAGGACGTGGCCTTCGCCGACAGCCGCATCCGCAAGGAAACCATCGCGGCGGAAGATATCCTTCACGATCTGGGCGCCTTCTCGATGATGTCGTCCGACAGCCAGGCGATGGGCCGCGTGGGCGAAACGGTGATCCGCTGCTGGCAGACCGCCGACAAGATGAAGCAGCAGCGCGGCAGCCTTGGCCCGGACGATGCCGATTCCGACAATTTCCGCGCGAAACGCTACATCGCCAAGTACACCATCAACCCGGCCATCGCCCACGGGATCAGCCATGTCGTCGGCTCGATCGCGCCCGGCAAGCTGGCCGATCTGGTGCTGTGGTCGCCAGCCTTCTTCGCGGTGAAACCGGACATGGTCATCAAGGGCGGCGCCATCGCCGCCGCGCCGATGGGCGATGCCAATGCCAGCATTCCCACGCCCCAGCCGGTCCATTACCGGCCGATGTTCGGCGCGCTGGGCGCGGCGGGGGTGGCATCCTCGCTCCACTTCGTCTCGGCGGCGGGGATCGACGGCGGCGTGGCGGAGCGCCTGCAGCTCCAGCGCCCGCTGGAAGCCGTCCGCAACACGCGCGGCGGCATTTCCAAGGCATCCATGGTGCTGAACGACGCGATGCCGCATATCGAGGTCGACCCCGAAACTTACGAGGTCCGTGCCGACGGCGAACTGCTCACCTGCGAACCGGCGAAAGTGCTGCCGTTTGCCCAGCGCTATTTCCTGTTCTGA
- the ureE gene encoding urease accessory protein UreE, giving the protein MLTVHEVIPHGHWTGEAADRITLDHDARHRRRWYYTADNGTAFLLDLPRAQVLGHGDALQLSDGRLVEVLAAPEALVEVTADSAATMIRLAWHIGNRHLPAELHPHAIRLRDDHVINAMLEGLGATVTRLEAAFTPEGGAYSGHGHAHGHDHSHGHDHLQGHGHHDHRHHHDHDHDHDGPCSHAH; this is encoded by the coding sequence ATGCTGACCGTCCACGAAGTCATCCCCCACGGTCACTGGACCGGCGAGGCCGCCGACCGCATCACGCTGGACCATGACGCGCGCCACCGCCGCCGCTGGTACTATACCGCAGACAACGGTACCGCCTTCCTGCTCGACCTGCCGCGCGCGCAAGTGCTGGGCCACGGCGATGCGCTGCAGCTCTCGGACGGGCGGCTGGTGGAAGTGCTCGCCGCGCCCGAGGCACTGGTGGAAGTGACGGCGGACAGCGCGGCAACGATGATCCGGCTAGCCTGGCATATCGGCAACCGCCACTTGCCCGCCGAACTCCACCCCCATGCCATCCGCCTGCGCGACGATCACGTCATCAACGCCATGCTCGAAGGGCTGGGCGCCACGGTGACCAGGCTGGAAGCCGCCTTCACGCCCGAAGGCGGCGCCTATTCCGGCCACGGCCATGCCCACGGGCACGACCATTCGCACGGGCACGACCATTTGCAAGGCCATGGGCATCACGACCACCGCCACCATCATGACCATGACCACGATCATGACGGCCCCTGCTCCCATGCTCACTGA
- a CDS encoding urease accessory protein UreF has translation MLTDGALHRLLAWTSPSYPVGSFTYSHGLETAVEDGRVRSAMDVVAYVEAVLARGGGWVDAVLFVHAWKAAGDDAAFDDISELAAAFRGSSETALEARQQGASFLAVTRKAWPHPALDAFAARNGDWPVAHCAVMALACAAHGVPLESALHALLHSTAANLVSAGVRLVPLGQTDGQHAIAALAPLIERIAARALVTPLEDLGTAAPDLELASIAHETLYTRLFRS, from the coding sequence ATGCTCACTGACGGGGCGCTGCACCGGCTGCTCGCATGGACTTCCCCGTCCTATCCGGTCGGCAGCTTCACTTACAGCCACGGCCTCGAAACCGCCGTGGAGGATGGCCGGGTGCGCAGCGCCATGGACGTGGTCGCCTATGTCGAGGCGGTGCTGGCGCGCGGCGGCGGCTGGGTGGATGCCGTCCTTTTCGTGCACGCCTGGAAAGCGGCCGGCGATGACGCCGCCTTCGACGACATCTCCGAACTCGCCGCCGCCTTCCGGGGCAGCAGCGAAACCGCGCTGGAGGCCCGCCAGCAGGGCGCCTCGTTCCTTGCCGTCACCCGCAAGGCCTGGCCACACCCCGCGCTGGATGCTTTCGCGGCGCGCAACGGCGACTGGCCCGTCGCCCACTGCGCGGTCATGGCGCTGGCCTGCGCGGCGCACGGCGTACCGCTGGAAAGCGCACTCCACGCCCTGCTCCATTCCACCGCCGCCAACCTCGTTTCGGCAGGCGTGCGGCTGGTTCCGCTCGGCCAGACCGACGGGCAACATGCCATCGCCGCGCTTGCCCCGCTGATCGAACGGATCGCCGCCCGCGCCCTCGTCACGCCGCTGGAAGACCTCGGCACCGCCGCGCCGGACCTCGAACTGGCGTCGATCGCCCACGAAACCCTCTACACAAGGCTTTTCCGCTCATGA
- the ureG gene encoding urease accessory protein UreG: MSTAPTASGHGPLRVGIGGPVGSGKTALTERLCKAMREGYNIAAITNDIYTREDAEFLTRSGALAPERIMGVETGGCPHTAIREDASINLVAVDEMARKFPGLEVIFIESGGDNLAATFSPELADITIYVIDVSAGDKIPRKGGPGITRSDLLVINKIDLAPLVGADLGVMDRDARKMRGTRPFLFSNLKDMVGLDEVVDFIVASGGLRPREPAPVTEIG; encoded by the coding sequence ATGAGCACTGCCCCAACCGCTTCAGGTCACGGTCCCCTGCGCGTCGGCATCGGCGGCCCGGTCGGCTCCGGCAAGACCGCGCTGACGGAACGCCTCTGCAAGGCCATGCGCGAGGGTTACAACATCGCGGCCATCACCAACGACATCTACACCCGCGAGGATGCCGAATTCCTCACCCGCTCCGGCGCGCTCGCCCCGGAGCGGATCATGGGCGTGGAAACCGGCGGTTGCCCGCACACCGCCATCCGCGAGGATGCCAGCATCAACCTCGTCGCCGTGGACGAGATGGCCAGGAAATTCCCCGGCCTCGAGGTAATCTTCATCGAAAGCGGCGGAGACAATCTGGCCGCCACCTTCAGCCCGGAACTGGCCGACATCACCATCTACGTGATCGACGTTTCCGCGGGCGACAAGATCCCGCGCAAGGGCGGCCCCGGCATCACCCGTTCGGACCTGCTGGTCATCAACAAGATCGACCTTGCCCCGCTGGTCGGCGCCGACCTGGGCGTGATGGACCGCGACGCCAGAAAGATGCGCGGCACGCGGCCCTTCCTGTTCTCCAACCTCAAGGACATGGTCGGGCTGGACGAAGTGGTCGACTTCATCGTCGCCAGCGGCGGCCTGCGTCCGCGCGAGCCCGCTCCCGTCACCGAAATCGGGTGA
- a CDS encoding ATP-binding protein has translation MKQPDYVLKDKRLYNKWVATQTLEDYALRFTADAARRWAPRTVAGTAIGATAFLACEAIGASITLTYGFANSVAAIAAGMALMFVLGLPIAYQSARRGLDIDLLTRGAGFGYLGSTITSLVYASFTFLLFSVEATIMAVALRAMTGMPMSVAYLICALVVIPIAFYGMSAITRFQAWTQYVWIVLQVAPIVYIVWSGPAALAEWSHYSGRFGLADGSVTLLHFGLALSTLLSLLPQIGEQADYLRFLPPEAKIGRTRWWTAMLIGGPGWTLFGGTKLLLGSYLAWFVTSRHLVADDPSSPTAMFHAIFTQMTGWPALSLVLTGLFVVVCQLKINVTNAYAGSIAWSNFFSRLTHSHPGRIVWMVFNVLLALLLMEIGIFTVIEQILILYATVAAAWIGALAADLMISKPLRLSPRGIEFKRAHLNDLNPVGLGAMALSIAVATCAHFDLLGPLAQAFAPVIGLAVAFTAAPVIALATQGRYYIARRTRWSPGQTDATCVICENRFELNDMAHCPMYAAPICSLCCTLEARCHDRCKRDSRATQQLARWLERLVPRRAARFVHTPVGHFVFVMAAIVSVIGVIVGTLSWQIELTSPNAAARFSSVLIGLFLLLSLCGGVIAWIIVLVHHSRRSAMQESEHHVTLLMNEIEAHNRTEKELQAAKEAAEAANSAKSRYLVSVSHEIRSPLNSIYGYSQLLERGHDVTPVEAAKVIRRSSEHLTNLVEGLLDISQVESGVLRISSETVRFPSFVDQIANMFRPQAQAKGIAFHFERPERLPGFVRTDQKRLRQILINLLSNAIKFTPAGSVTFRVQYRSEMATFEVVDTGIGISPEDLAKVFEPFERGGNPDAQRQKGVGLGLAITQALVRILGGDLAVVSEPGQGTRFTVRLMLGQVAGPKQDVEEVDRVAGYEGERRKVLVIDDDPAQIGMVRSLLEPLDFTVLDASNGTRGHALALAERPDIVLLDISMPGESGWDICARLRETLGKDVKIVMVSANAHEFSRGGDGLASHDMFLKKPVELDAMLDVVAEQLSIRWIGEKPEAMRPPAIDPGIAPLPAAAAPLLAEIEQKALIGHVRGIEAAIRTLEREVPEAAPLVAQLVDHLDRFDIQMLLKTARAHT, from the coding sequence ATGAAGCAGCCCGACTACGTCCTGAAAGACAAGCGGCTCTACAACAAGTGGGTCGCGACGCAGACGCTTGAAGACTATGCCCTGCGCTTCACCGCCGATGCGGCGCGGCGCTGGGCGCCGCGCACGGTGGCGGGCACCGCCATCGGCGCCACCGCCTTCCTCGCCTGCGAGGCGATCGGCGCCTCGATCACGCTGACTTACGGTTTCGCCAACAGCGTGGCCGCCATCGCGGCGGGCATGGCGCTGATGTTCGTGCTGGGCCTGCCCATCGCCTACCAGTCCGCCCGGCGCGGGCTGGACATCGACCTGCTGACGCGCGGCGCGGGCTTCGGCTATCTCGGCTCGACGATCACCTCGCTGGTCTATGCCTCCTTCACCTTCCTGCTGTTCTCGGTGGAGGCGACGATCATGGCGGTCGCCCTGCGCGCGATGACCGGGATGCCGATGAGCGTGGCCTACCTGATCTGCGCGCTCGTGGTGATCCCCATCGCCTTCTACGGGATGAGCGCGATCACCCGGTTCCAGGCCTGGACGCAATACGTCTGGATCGTCCTGCAAGTCGCGCCGATCGTCTACATCGTCTGGTCCGGTCCTGCGGCGCTGGCCGAATGGTCGCACTATTCCGGCAGGTTCGGGCTGGCGGACGGCAGCGTAACCCTGCTTCACTTCGGCCTGGCGCTTTCCACCCTGCTTTCGCTGCTGCCGCAGATCGGCGAACAGGCGGACTACTTGCGCTTCCTTCCGCCGGAAGCGAAGATCGGCCGCACCCGCTGGTGGACCGCGATGCTGATCGGCGGGCCCGGCTGGACCCTGTTCGGCGGCACCAAGCTGCTGCTGGGCTCCTACCTCGCCTGGTTCGTCACCAGCCGCCACCTCGTGGCGGACGATCCGTCCAGCCCCACTGCGATGTTCCATGCGATCTTCACGCAGATGACCGGCTGGCCCGCGCTCTCGCTGGTGCTGACGGGCCTGTTCGTGGTGGTGTGCCAGCTCAAGATCAACGTGACCAATGCCTATGCCGGCTCGATCGCGTGGTCCAACTTCTTCTCGCGCCTCACGCACAGCCACCCCGGCCGCATCGTCTGGATGGTGTTCAACGTGCTGCTGGCGCTGCTGCTGATGGAAATCGGCATCTTCACCGTGATCGAGCAGATCCTGATCCTTTACGCCACGGTAGCCGCCGCGTGGATCGGCGCGCTGGCGGCGGATCTCATGATCTCCAAGCCGCTGCGCCTCTCGCCGCGCGGGATCGAGTTCAAGCGCGCCCACCTGAACGACCTGAACCCGGTGGGCCTCGGCGCCATGGCCCTGTCGATCGCGGTGGCGACATGCGCGCATTTCGACCTGCTCGGCCCGCTGGCACAGGCGTTCGCGCCGGTGATCGGGCTGGCCGTGGCTTTCACCGCCGCACCGGTGATCGCGCTTGCCACGCAAGGCCGCTACTACATCGCCCGCCGCACCCGCTGGTCGCCCGGCCAGACCGACGCCACTTGCGTGATCTGCGAGAACCGCTTCGAGCTCAACGACATGGCGCACTGCCCCATGTATGCGGCGCCGATCTGTTCGCTTTGCTGCACCCTCGAAGCCCGCTGCCACGACCGCTGCAAGCGCGACAGCCGCGCGACACAGCAGCTTGCCCGCTGGCTGGAGCGGCTGGTCCCGCGCCGCGCGGCCCGCTTCGTGCATACGCCGGTGGGGCACTTCGTATTCGTGATGGCGGCGATCGTCTCGGTGATCGGGGTGATCGTCGGCACGCTTTCCTGGCAGATCGAGCTGACCTCGCCCAATGCCGCCGCCCGTTTCTCCTCGGTGCTGATCGGCCTGTTCCTGCTGCTTTCGCTGTGCGGCGGGGTGATCGCGTGGATCATCGTGCTGGTCCACCACTCGCGCCGCTCGGCGATGCAGGAAAGCGAACACCACGTGACCCTGCTGATGAACGAGATCGAGGCGCACAACCGCACCGAAAAGGAGCTCCAGGCCGCCAAGGAAGCGGCCGAGGCCGCGAATTCGGCAAAAAGCCGCTACCTCGTCAGCGTCAGCCACGAAATCCGCTCGCCGCTCAACTCCATCTACGGCTACTCGCAGCTCCTGGAGCGCGGGCATGACGTGACCCCGGTGGAAGCGGCCAAGGTGATCCGCCGCAGCTCAGAACACCTCACCAACCTCGTCGAGGGCCTGCTGGACATATCGCAGGTCGAAAGCGGCGTGCTGCGCATTTCCAGCGAGACGGTGCGCTTCCCCTCCTTCGTGGACCAGATCGCCAACATGTTCCGCCCGCAGGCGCAGGCCAAGGGGATCGCCTTCCATTTCGAGCGCCCCGAACGCCTGCCCGGCTTCGTGCGGACCGACCAGAAACGCCTGCGCCAGATCCTCATCAACCTGCTGTCCAACGCGATCAAGTTCACGCCGGCAGGCTCGGTTACGTTCCGCGTCCAGTACCGCAGCGAAATGGCGACGTTCGAGGTGGTCGACACCGGCATCGGCATCTCGCCCGAAGACCTCGCCAAGGTCTTCGAACCGTTCGAGCGCGGCGGCAATCCCGATGCCCAGCGCCAGAAGGGGGTGGGCCTTGGCCTTGCGATCACGCAGGCGCTGGTTCGCATCCTCGGAGGCGACCTTGCGGTGGTGAGCGAGCCGGGGCAGGGAACGCGCTTCACCGTCCGGCTGATGCTGGGTCAGGTCGCCGGGCCAAAGCAGGATGTCGAGGAAGTGGACCGGGTCGCCGGCTACGAGGGCGAACGCCGCAAGGTGCTGGTGATAGACGACGATCCCGCCCAGATCGGCATGGTCCGCAGCCTGCTGGAACCGCTGGACTTCACCGTGCTCGATGCATCGAACGGCACACGGGGCCATGCCCTCGCGCTGGCCGAGCGGCCCGACATCGTCCTGCTCGACATCTCGATGCCCGGCGAATCCGGCTGGGACATCTGCGCACGCCTGCGCGAAACGCTCGGCAAAGACGTGAAGATCGTGATGGTCTCGGCCAATGCCCACGAATTCAGCCGCGGCGGCGATGGACTGGCCAGCCACGACATGTTCCTCAAGAAGCCGGTCGAACTCGACGCCATGCTGGATGTCGTGGCGGAACAGCTCTCGATCCGCTGGATCGGCGAGAAGCCCGAAGCCATGCGCCCGCCCGCCATCGATCCGGGCATTGCGCCGCTGCCCGCCGCCGCCGCGCCGCTCCTGGCCGAGATCGAACAGAAGGCGCTGATCGGCCATGTTCGCGGGATCGAAGCCGCCATCCGCACGCTGGAACGCGAAGTTCCCGAAGCCGCCCCGCTCGTCGCGCAACTGGTGGATCACCTCGACCGCTTCGACATACAGATGCTCCTCAAGACCGCCAGAGCCCACACATGA
- a CDS encoding DNA-binding response regulator: protein MTAHTDTVLVVDDTQESLRFLTDTLESSGISVLVATSGEAALQLLDHVVPDLVLMDAVMPGLDGFETTRAIKALPARAHVPVIFMTGLTESEHVVHALDSGGVDYLRKPIVVDELLARVRVHMANARIAHGSHFALDATGRSLIAVQAEGRMGWCTPTAEKLLQTFAPDWSRHGGELPPLLLPPFMRLFQDGAAPGTTTKLDLEGGRSLEAVVVGRSRPGELLVRVNLIDPQADITCLQEHFRLTQREAEVLLWISYGKPNRVISEILAISPRTVNKHLEQVFEKLGVETRAAAAAFAVRVISQ from the coding sequence ATGACCGCCCATACCGACACCGTGCTCGTCGTTGACGACACGCAGGAATCGCTCCGTTTCCTGACCGACACGCTGGAATCCTCCGGGATATCGGTGCTGGTGGCGACGAGCGGCGAGGCGGCGCTGCAACTGCTCGACCATGTCGTGCCCGACCTGGTGCTGATGGACGCGGTGATGCCCGGACTGGACGGCTTCGAGACCACCCGCGCGATCAAGGCGCTGCCGGCGCGCGCGCATGTGCCGGTGATCTTCATGACTGGGCTCACCGAAAGCGAGCACGTCGTCCACGCGCTCGATTCAGGCGGGGTCGATTACTTGCGCAAGCCCATCGTCGTGGACGAGCTGCTGGCGCGGGTGCGCGTCCACATGGCCAATGCGCGCATCGCGCACGGCAGCCATTTCGCGCTCGACGCCACCGGGCGCAGCCTCATCGCGGTGCAGGCCGAAGGCCGGATGGGCTGGTGCACCCCCACGGCCGAAAAGCTGCTCCAGACTTTCGCGCCCGACTGGTCGCGCCATGGCGGGGAACTGCCGCCGCTGCTGCTGCCCCCGTTCATGCGCCTGTTCCAGGACGGTGCGGCGCCGGGCACCACCACCAAGCTCGACCTCGAAGGCGGACGCTCGCTCGAAGCGGTGGTGGTCGGCCGCTCGCGCCCCGGCGAACTGCTGGTGCGCGTCAACCTGATCGACCCGCAGGCCGATATCACCTGTTTGCAGGAACACTTCCGCCTCACCCAGCGCGAGGCCGAAGTGCTGCTGTGGATCAGCTACGGCAAGCCCAACCGCGTCATCAGCGAAATCCTGGCGATCAGCCCGCGCACGGTGAACAAGCACCTCGAACAGGTCTTCGAGAAACTGGGCGTGGAAACCCGCGCCGCTGCCGCGGCTTTCGCGGTGCGGGTGATTTCGCAGTAA
- a CDS encoding tetratricopeptide repeat-containing sulfotransferase family protein, with amino-acid sequence MAHSPVAPAQVPATGTLETALFHAAALLAERPDIAHAQALEILRALPGHPQARLVEARALRRMGKGRAARAILGDLAATQPRAALVFLELGQVCRELGEPVQAEAAFRRAGDLRPDLCAAWSGLAAALRDQGTGRTREAEAGQADLAAVRAATRDPDLVKAALALGEGHFEAAQKLLHDFLRRDPENAAAIRMMGELAWRIGRLDDAVALLERAISLAPGFEAARDLLARVLGQANRLPEALAQADELIARNPLSPAHAMLKASFLVRTGEQHGAKAIYEALLERREDQPRIWMNLGHVCKTIGRRDDAIAAYRRAGRLAPSLGEAWWSLANLKTVRLGAEDLAAMRAALAGLEGEQAQGEDAVHLHFALGKALEDAGADAEAFGHYETGNRLRAAREPFGAAEAHRHARDHAATFTAPFLAGRGEGGCLAADPIFVVGLPRAGSTLVEQILASHSMVEGTMELPDLMMIAARLESRIEEGEFADYGALMASLSPADRTRLGEEYIERTRAHRQSGKPHFIDKMPNNWQHLGLIRLILPNARIVDARRHPLGCCFSGWKQHFARGQDFTYDLAGIGAYYRDYTAQMAAFEQAAPGAVHRVIYERMVADTPGEVARLLGHLGLPFEDACLAFWQTERAVRTASSEQVRQPIFTDAVEHWKRFEPWLGDLVSALGPVLAAYPDAPDEWRDRLA; translated from the coding sequence ATGGCTCACTCCCCCGTCGCTCCCGCCCAAGTACCGGCCACCGGAACGCTTGAAACGGCCTTGTTCCATGCGGCGGCATTGCTGGCCGAAAGGCCCGACATCGCGCATGCCCAGGCGCTGGAAATCCTGCGCGCGCTGCCCGGTCATCCGCAGGCGCGGCTGGTGGAGGCGCGGGCCTTGCGGCGGATGGGGAAGGGGCGCGCGGCAAGGGCGATTCTCGGCGATCTTGCGGCGACCCAGCCGCGCGCGGCGCTGGTGTTCCTGGAACTGGGGCAGGTATGCCGCGAACTTGGCGAACCGGTTCAGGCCGAAGCCGCGTTCCGCCGTGCCGGTGACCTGCGTCCCGATCTCTGCGCGGCATGGAGCGGACTGGCGGCGGCGCTTCGCGATCAGGGAACCGGGCGGACGCGCGAGGCGGAGGCCGGCCAGGCGGACCTTGCCGCGGTCAGGGCGGCAACGCGCGACCCCGATCTGGTCAAGGCCGCGCTGGCGCTGGGCGAAGGGCATTTCGAAGCGGCGCAGAAGCTGTTGCACGATTTCCTGCGCCGCGATCCCGAAAACGCCGCCGCGATTCGCATGATGGGCGAACTGGCATGGCGGATCGGGCGGCTGGATGATGCGGTAGCCTTGCTGGAGCGGGCCATATCGCTGGCCCCGGGTTTCGAGGCTGCGCGCGACCTTCTGGCCCGCGTGTTAGGCCAGGCGAACCGCCTTCCCGAAGCGCTTGCCCAGGCTGACGAACTGATCGCGCGCAATCCCCTCAGCCCTGCCCATGCCATGCTCAAGGCCTCGTTCCTCGTGCGGACGGGGGAGCAGCATGGGGCCAAGGCGATCTACGAAGCGCTGCTCGAACGGCGCGAAGACCAGCCGCGGATCTGGATGAACCTCGGCCATGTCTGCAAGACGATCGGCCGGCGCGACGATGCCATTGCCGCCTATCGCCGCGCGGGCCGGCTGGCGCCGTCGCTGGGCGAGGCGTGGTGGAGCCTGGCCAACCTCAAGACCGTGCGCCTCGGCGCCGAAGACCTGGCAGCGATGCGCGCGGCGCTGGCCGGTCTCGAAGGCGAACAGGCGCAGGGCGAGGATGCGGTGCACCTGCACTTCGCGCTCGGCAAGGCGCTGGAGGATGCGGGCGCCGATGCCGAGGCTTTCGGCCACTACGAGACGGGCAACCGCCTGCGCGCCGCGCGCGAGCCGTTCGGCGCTGCGGAGGCGCATCGCCATGCCCGCGATCATGCGGCGACCTTCACCGCGCCGTTTCTGGCGGGGCGCGGCGAAGGCGGCTGCCTTGCTGCCGATCCGATCTTCGTGGTGGGCCTGCCGCGCGCCGGATCGACCCTGGTGGAGCAGATTCTCGCCAGTCATTCGATGGTCGAGGGGACGATGGAGCTCCCCGATCTGATGATGATCGCCGCGCGCCTCGAATCGCGGATCGAGGAAGGCGAATTCGCCGACTACGGCGCGCTGATGGCCTCGCTCTCCCCGGCCGACCGTACGCGGTTGGGAGAAGAGTATATCGAGCGCACCCGCGCGCACCGGCAGAGCGGCAAGCCGCACTTCATCGACAAGATGCCCAACAACTGGCAGCACCTTGGCCTGATCCGCCTGATTCTGCCGAATGCGCGGATCGTGGATGCGCGGCGCCATCCGCTGGGCTGCTGCTTCTCCGGCTGGAAGCAGCATTTCGCGCGCGGGCAGGACTTCACGTACGATCTCGCCGGGATCGGCGCTTATTACCGAGACTACACGGCGCAGATGGCGGCATTCGAACAGGCGGCGCCGGGGGCGGTGCACCGCGTGATCTATGAGCGCATGGTGGCCGATACGCCGGGCGAGGTGGCGCGGCTGCTCGGCCATCTCGGCTTGCCGTTCGAGGACGCCTGCCTTGCCTTCTGGCAGACCGAGCGAGCGGTCCGCACCGCGAGTTCGGAACAGGTTCGCCAGCCGATCTTCACCGATGCGGTGGAGCACTGGAAGCGCTTCGAACCGTGGCTGGGCGATCTCGTTTCCGCGCTGGGGCCGGTCCTGGCGGCTTATCCCGATGCGCCTGACGAGTGGCGGGACCGGCTGGCCTGA